The region TGGCGCATAAAATAACAGCCGCCGCTGCCCCTATGATTTTTTTCTTGGATTTTGCCAGTTTCATTGTTATTACAGTTTCTCCCTTCCAGTATTTCTTTCATACTCCCTTACATTTCCGACGATTTTGCACATAATCTGTTCCAGGGCCCGTTCCTCCTGGGCCGTGATTCCGGCAAAGATGATTTTCTCCCACTGATCCATGATGTCCTTCAGTGAATTAGCTGCCTCTTTTCCCTTTTCCGACAGGCAGACCAGCTTTTCACGCTTGTTCTCAGGGTTAATCTCCCTCCTGATATATCCCCGCTCCTCCATGGCCGCCAATACCTTGGCTGTCTGGTATTTATCGATTCCGGACAGGCTGGAAATGGTATCCTGATTGCTGTATTTGCTGTAGCCTATAACCAGAAGCGCGATTCCCTCGGAAAAGGAAAGGCCGCAGGCCCTGAATTTAATGCACAGAAACCTTCGTTTGCTCTTTTCTATCATGGTGGCTATTTCCTGTATGGTACTCACCTCCTTGCGGGTGCTGCCGCAGACACTGCTAAGGAATGCTTTGTGCGGCTATCATATGTATTTAACAACTGTTGTGTTTGACAAATATTATATGCATTTTGCAAATGAAAATCAACCCGTTTTTTTTTCACAAAATTACGGCTCAACTTTTATTATTTCTCCGTTTATTTGACGGGATGGTTCTTCTGACAGGGCGCGGAGGAAGAAAAATGCCGTGAAGAAGCTGGTTTCCTGGTTTGGAATCCGGCTGATTCACGGCATTATCACGGCGTTTTCGCAGCGTTTTCATATAATGTTTTTATACTTCCTTTGATGACATTCAACAATCTCATTCCATCATTTTCATAATCAGGTCCGCGCAGCCCTCATATCCCAATACAGAGGTATTCAGACAGGCATCATAATTTTCCATATCCCCCCAGTTTTTTCCGGTAAAATAGTGATAATAGTCACTTCTCTGGCTGTCCCTCTTCTGTAATTCTTCCTCCGCCTTCTCAAAGGCTATGTCATCCACCTCGCATATACGGCGTTTGCGCTTCTCCATGGATGAAGCGTAGATAAACAGTTTAAGTACGTCGCATTCTCCGTCCAGGGCAAAATCAGCGCATCTTCCGATAAAGATACATGGTCCCTTCCGGGCCAGCCTGCGGATGGTGTCAGATACCTCCTTATTGATATCAAAGGGCTCCTGCATCTTATTGTAATTCTGGAACCGGAAGGCATACAGCACCAAATCATGAAGCAGGCTTCCCGTCCGTTTTTCATCCAGCTTTTTCAGTTCCTCGATGCTGATTCCATTGTCTGCCGCCGTCACTGCCAGAAGCTCCCTCCCATAACAGGGAATCCCCAGGCGCTCCGACAGGATGCGGGCCACCTCCCTTCCTCCGCTTCCGTACTGACGCTCAATGGTGATACAACAGTTCCTGCCCATACTCATTCCTTCTTTCTTATATATCTTTCTTATATATCTTTCCTATATGTCTTTCTTATATGTCTGCAAATGTCCTCAAATTACGCAGGACATCCATCTGCCTTATGTTACCTCAATTGCGTACTTTATCACATGGTCCCTCTTATTCTCAAACACATCATAGGCTTCCA is a window of Enterocloster clostridioformis DNA encoding:
- a CDS encoding AAA family ATPase encodes the protein MGRNCCITIERQYGSGGREVARILSERLGIPCYGRELLAVTAADNGISIEELKKLDEKRTGSLLHDLVLYAFRFQNYNKMQEPFDINKEVSDTIRRLARKGPCIFIGRCADFALDGECDVLKLFIYASSMEKRKRRICEVDDIAFEKAEEELQKRDSQRSDYYHYFTGKNWGDMENYDACLNTSVLGYEGCADLIMKMME
- a CDS encoding MarR family winged helix-turn-helix transcriptional regulator, with product MIEKSKRRFLCIKFRACGLSFSEGIALLVIGYSKYSNQDTISSLSGIDKYQTAKVLAAMEERGYIRREINPENKREKLVCLSEKGKEAANSLKDIMDQWEKIIFAGITAQEERALEQIMCKIVGNVREYERNTGREKL